The following proteins are encoded in a genomic region of Arcobacter cloacae:
- the trpA gene encoding tryptophan synthase subunit alpha yields the protein MKKLVGYITSSLPNNDFTVDLAYSMKEAGVDILELGIPFSDPVADGPVIEKANLIALNNGFKLKDLFEVSSKIGKDIDTLWMGYMNPFYHFGIEKFLQKADEFGISGTIIPDLPYEMAQNFEPLFEKYNKTNICFVAPTDSEERIKQIATNAQKFIYMVAYAGITGSGQKEDLSQIIQNVRKYSNTPLYIGFGVDENTCKEKIIGVDGVIVGSAFVKHIIDDSLSNSEKIKRISSIAKEIKEKINE from the coding sequence TTGAAAAAATTAGTAGGTTATATTACATCATCTCTTCCAAATAATGATTTTACAGTTGATTTAGCATATAGTATGAAAGAAGCAGGTGTTGATATATTAGAGCTTGGAATTCCTTTTTCAGACCCTGTTGCAGATGGTCCTGTTATTGAAAAAGCAAATTTAATAGCATTAAATAATGGATTTAAATTAAAAGATTTATTTGAAGTTTCTTCAAAAATAGGAAAAGATATTGATACTTTATGGATGGGTTATATGAATCCCTTTTATCATTTTGGAATAGAGAAATTTTTACAAAAAGCAGATGAATTTGGAATAAGCGGTACAATCATTCCTGATTTACCTTATGAAATGGCTCAAAACTTCGAACCGTTATTTGAAAAATATAATAAAACAAATATCTGTTTTGTTGCTCCAACTGATAGTGAAGAAAGAATTAAACAAATTGCTACAAATGCACAAAAATTTATTTATATGGTTGCTTATGCTGGAATTACTGGAAGTGGACAAAAAGAGGATTTATCTCAGATTATACAAAATGTGAGAAAATATTCTAACACACCACTTTATATAGGTTTTGGAGTTGATGAGAATACTTGTAAAGAAAAAATTATAGGTGTTGATGGAGTTATTGTTGGAAGTGCATTTGTTAAACATATAATTGATGATAGTCTATCAAATAGCGAAAAAATCAAAAGAATCTCTTCTATTGCAAAAGAGATAAAAGAAAAAATAAACGAATAA
- the panB gene encoding 3-methyl-2-oxobutanoate hydroxymethyltransferase, translated as MSIIKNDFEKMNISKIKKAKNNKKLTVITAYDALFAKLFEEIADMILVGDSLNMSFAGRPDTLSATLEQMIYHTNAVCTGAPRAFVILDMPFGTYINKDIALTNAVKVYSQTNAAAIKIEGGEDKADIIKHLTSNSIAVMGHIGLMPQYVRSEGGYKVRGKTKEDEEQLIRDAIAVEKAGAFAIVVEGVMSDVAKKITEAVNIPIIGIGAGNVTDGQVLVWSDMLGFFEEFKPKFVRHYLNGAKLVKEAVNQYRSDVQDSSFPAKEEEY; from the coding sequence ATGAGTATTATAAAAAATGATTTTGAAAAAATGAATATCTCTAAAATTAAAAAAGCTAAAAATAATAAAAAACTAACAGTTATTACAGCCTATGATGCACTTTTTGCAAAACTTTTTGAAGAGATAGCTGATATGATACTTGTAGGTGATAGTTTAAATATGAGTTTTGCAGGTCGTCCTGATACTCTTTCAGCAACATTAGAACAAATGATTTATCATACAAATGCTGTTTGTACTGGCGCACCAAGAGCTTTTGTAATTTTAGATATGCCTTTTGGAACTTACATAAATAAAGATATTGCTCTTACAAATGCTGTAAAAGTCTATTCACAAACAAATGCAGCTGCGATTAAAATAGAAGGGGGAGAAGATAAAGCTGATATAATCAAACATTTAACTTCAAACTCTATTGCTGTTATGGGTCATATTGGACTAATGCCTCAATATGTAAGAAGTGAAGGTGGATACAAAGTTAGAGGAAAAACAAAAGAGGATGAAGAACAGCTTATTCGTGATGCAATTGCAGTTGAAAAAGCTGGAGCTTTTGCTATTGTTGTAGAAGGGGTTATGAGTGATGTTGCAAAAAAAATCACTGAAGCTGTAAATATCCCTATTATTGGAATTGGAGCTGGAAATGTAACTGATGGTCAAGTTTTAGTTTGGTCAGATATGTTAGGATTTTTTGAAGAGTTTAAACCAAAATTTGTAAGACACTATTTAAATGGTGCAAAACTTGTAAAAGAAGCTGTAAATCAATATAGAAGTGATGTACAAGACTCTAGTTTTCCTGCAAAAGAGGAAGAGTATTAA